CGATCGTCGCGAAGGTGACGCGCGACGCCCTGATGAACGAGGACGACGCGCGCTTCCCACTCTACGGATTCTCGCAGCACAAGGGGTACGGCACGCCCGAGCACCTGGAGGCCCTTCGCCTCCATGGGCCGTGCCTGATCCACCGAAAGAGCTTCCGCCCCGTCCGGGAGCTTCTCTTCGTGCAGGAGGCGTTCGAGGGTTTCTGATTCGCGGGGGACGGGATGGGGTGGGGCGGGTCGGCCGAGTGGCGGGAGCGCGCGGCGCGCTGCGGAGAGCGGATCGCGGAAGCGTTCTGCACCCTGCGCGGATATGAAGTGGTCGATCGAAACGTGCGGGAGGGCCGGGGCGAGATCGATTTGATCGCGCACGACCACGGCACGATCGTATTCGTCGAAGTGAAGCTTCGAACGGGCCAGGATCAGGCGGCGCCCTTTCTCGCGGTGAATTGGAAGAAGCGGGAGGACGTGGCCAGGGCCGCGGCGCTCTACATGGCGCGGCGTGGGCTTCTGGGCCGCCCGGTGCGCTTCGACGTGATCGGCATCACGTGGGGGGCCGATGGATCGGAGCTCCGTGTCGAGCATGTCCCGAACGCGTTCCCCGGAGGCCGGCGTCAGTTCTACTGAGCGCGGTCCCCGGGAGGTCCCTTCGAAGCGAATCATGATCTTCCACGTGCGCGCGGGCG
The window above is part of the Candidatus Eisenbacteria bacterium genome. Proteins encoded here:
- a CDS encoding YraN family protein — protein: MGWGGSAEWRERAARCGERIAEAFCTLRGYEVVDRNVREGRGEIDLIAHDHGTIVFVEVKLRTGQDQAAPFLAVNWKKREDVARAAALYMARRGLLGRPVRFDVIGITWGADGSELRVEHVPNAFPGGRRQFY